A region of Halosolutus amylolyticus DNA encodes the following proteins:
- a CDS encoding DUF302 domain-containing protein yields the protein MSLPIDPAAIDPDEYGEKQAVLEMDHEEAIEHVREVCLDVGFGIPVEFSPSDLLNEKVDADRDPYYVLGACNPEIADRALDETIRMGGLFPCNMIVWEEEPGRQRVYHVSIMKIARLLGIAPDNEAWADIVDTTGDFVAETFDKLDSVESEVTD from the coding sequence ATGAGCCTTCCCATCGACCCTGCCGCGATCGATCCCGACGAGTACGGCGAGAAACAGGCGGTCCTCGAGATGGACCACGAGGAGGCGATCGAACACGTCCGCGAGGTCTGCCTCGACGTCGGCTTCGGCATCCCCGTCGAGTTCTCGCCCTCGGACCTGCTGAACGAGAAGGTCGACGCCGATCGGGACCCCTACTACGTGCTCGGGGCCTGCAACCCCGAAATCGCCGATCGAGCCCTCGACGAGACGATCCGCATGGGCGGACTCTTCCCGTGTAACATGATCGTCTGGGAGGAGGAACCGGGGCGACAGCGCGTCTACCACGTCTCGATCATGAAGATCGCCCGCCTGCTCGGCATCGCGCCGGACAACGAGGCGTGGGCCGACATCGTCGACACGACCGGCGACTTCGTCGCGGAGACGTTCGACAAACTCGATTCGGTCGAGAGCGAGGTTACGGACTGA
- a CDS encoding PHP domain-containing protein: MTPHADFHVHSNYSDGRPLPEMVAAAERAGLEAVGITDHCNVSNRSVPMRAKREHGFNLDLTYERRREALESLRAATDLAIYDGVELDYDPRDEPELESFLEQAGFDYAIGSVHELDGACIFDRSAFADRSESERRDLVDDYYRKIVSLLEFDAFDVLGHVDAIERTPELRGYATTEHYHRVADALVESSSVLEINAGRVGREYGSFHPEPSFLEILRDRNVRFVPGSDAHRPAELVDRVPLFADRFVEAGLESTSPIG, from the coding sequence GTGACACCGCACGCGGACTTTCACGTCCACTCGAACTACTCCGACGGCCGGCCCCTCCCCGAGATGGTCGCAGCGGCCGAACGCGCGGGTCTCGAGGCCGTCGGGATCACCGATCACTGCAACGTCTCGAACCGATCGGTGCCGATGCGGGCCAAGCGCGAGCACGGGTTCAACCTCGATCTGACCTACGAGCGACGCCGGGAAGCCCTGGAGAGCCTGCGAGCCGCGACCGACCTCGCGATCTACGACGGCGTCGAACTCGACTACGACCCCCGCGACGAACCCGAACTCGAGTCGTTCCTCGAGCAGGCCGGGTTCGACTACGCGATCGGCAGCGTCCACGAACTCGACGGCGCGTGTATCTTCGACCGATCGGCCTTCGCCGACCGGTCCGAATCCGAACGCCGGGACCTCGTCGACGACTACTACCGCAAGATCGTCTCCCTGCTCGAGTTCGACGCGTTCGACGTCCTCGGTCACGTCGACGCGATCGAACGGACGCCGGAACTGCGCGGCTACGCGACGACCGAGCACTACCACCGGGTCGCCGACGCGCTCGTCGAGTCCTCGTCCGTCCTGGAGATCAACGCCGGGCGAGTCGGCCGGGAATACGGATCGTTCCACCCCGAACCGTCGTTTCTCGAGATCCTCCGCGATCGCAACGTCCGCTTCGTCCCCGGGTCCGACGCTCACCGGCCGGCCGAACTCGTCGATCGGGTCCCGCTGTTCGCCGACCGATTCGTCGAAGCGGGTCTCGAATCGACCTCGCCGATCGGCTGA
- a CDS encoding HVO_2753 family zinc finger protein, with protein sequence MSTTDDRETRSCVSCGINIAGTNAAAFKCPECGQQIYRCAKCRKQSNLYECPDCGFLGP encoded by the coding sequence ATGAGTACGACCGACGACCGCGAGACGCGCTCTTGTGTCTCCTGCGGAATCAACATCGCGGGGACGAACGCCGCCGCGTTCAAGTGTCCCGAGTGCGGCCAGCAGATCTACCGCTGTGCCAAGTGTCGCAAACAGAGCAACCTCTACGAGTGCCCCGACTGCGGGTTCCTGGGTCCATAA
- a CDS encoding elongation factor 1-beta gives MGKVAAKVKVMPDSPEIDLDALQERLESALPEGAKINGVEREEVAFGLVALYPTVIVPDGAGGTETVEENFTDVEGVESVGVENVGRI, from the coding sequence ATGGGAAAAGTCGCAGCCAAGGTCAAGGTCATGCCGGACAGCCCCGAAATCGACCTGGACGCGCTCCAGGAGCGCCTCGAGAGCGCCCTCCCCGAGGGTGCCAAAATCAACGGCGTCGAACGTGAAGAGGTCGCGTTCGGCCTCGTCGCGCTCTACCCGACCGTGATCGTCCCCGACGGCGCGGGCGGTACGGAGACCGTCGAGGAGAACTTCACGGACGTCGAGGGCGTCGAGAGCGTCGGCGTCGAGAACGTCGGCCGGATCTAA
- a CDS encoding DUF7139 domain-containing protein produces the protein MTSLTEVYDGAAREGASLRRLYAGTALVCLGAILAVVAVLVATTDPFGGYVVELTAWEMADHYAAVRVAGVLAGLGVPVALVGVFVVLPAGRRVLAAAAISASLCLLGVALFWHAYPHHWRGFGQELTLEVSAIYLLGLVTAVWCLFTAVVNFKTRNDPGGMLEMNVTRRNQTVVEVDESDDATGVGGVGFLGGTPDGDVETQTNASSGRRSNAAAVAGAATSDGGSTTADISSPIDRDGDGRDAEIVDPPESASEPADRYCGNCSHFEYVRSSSGMVPYCARHESAMDDMDACEEWTPNRR, from the coding sequence ATGACTAGCCTGACGGAGGTTTACGACGGGGCCGCACGGGAGGGAGCGAGCCTCCGGCGGCTGTACGCGGGGACGGCCCTCGTCTGCCTCGGTGCGATACTCGCTGTCGTGGCCGTGCTCGTGGCGACGACCGACCCGTTCGGGGGGTACGTGGTCGAACTCACCGCGTGGGAGATGGCCGACCACTACGCTGCCGTGCGCGTCGCCGGCGTCCTCGCCGGTCTCGGCGTCCCGGTCGCGCTCGTCGGCGTCTTCGTCGTGTTGCCGGCGGGTCGGCGCGTGCTCGCGGCCGCCGCGATCAGCGCGAGCCTCTGCCTGCTCGGCGTCGCCCTCTTCTGGCACGCCTATCCGCACCACTGGCGCGGATTCGGTCAGGAACTCACCCTGGAAGTCTCCGCCATCTACCTGCTCGGGCTCGTGACCGCTGTCTGGTGTCTGTTCACCGCCGTCGTCAACTTCAAGACCCGGAACGACCCCGGCGGCATGCTCGAGATGAACGTGACCCGACGCAACCAGACGGTCGTCGAGGTCGACGAGAGCGACGACGCGACCGGCGTCGGCGGCGTGGGATTCCTCGGCGGAACGCCCGACGGCGACGTGGAGACGCAGACGAACGCGTCCTCGGGCCGCCGATCGAACGCCGCGGCCGTCGCCGGCGCGGCGACCAGCGACGGCGGTTCCACGACGGCGGACATTTCGTCGCCGATCGATCGCGACGGCGACGGCCGGGACGCGGAAATCGTCGACCCGCCGGAGTCGGCGAGCGAGCCGGCCGATCGCTACTGTGGCAACTGCAGTCACTTCGAGTACGTCCGGTCCTCGTCGGGAATGGTCCCCTACTGTGCCCGTCACGAGTCCGCGATGGACGACATGGACGCGTGCGAGGAGTGGACGCCGAACCGCCGCTGA
- a CDS encoding RNA ligase partner protein codes for MSSEAFKQRFVLDTSLFITEEIRRDDESVEDAVCRLLELIANARLNLGISCYVPPTIHDELTTMLADRGVSEETVAMLNTWVIRKHPDRYEISIPANVVYTFVDEMSDRVNRGLRVSEEAVRRAERSADEPLDEHEYKTEVDAVISDLRDKYRGAMRTGVLDSREDFDLLILARELDAGVVTEDRGIIDWTEDFGLRFIRGREFPNLLEQYLATVDPETKRTID; via the coding sequence ATGTCCAGCGAGGCGTTCAAACAGCGGTTCGTTCTCGATACGTCCCTGTTCATCACCGAGGAGATCCGGCGAGACGACGAGTCGGTCGAGGACGCCGTGTGTCGACTGCTCGAGTTGATCGCGAACGCCCGCCTCAACCTCGGCATCTCCTGTTACGTGCCGCCGACGATCCACGACGAGTTGACGACGATGCTCGCCGATCGAGGGGTGAGCGAGGAGACGGTCGCGATGCTCAACACGTGGGTCATCCGCAAACACCCCGATCGGTACGAGATTTCGATCCCGGCGAACGTCGTCTACACGTTCGTCGACGAGATGAGCGATCGGGTCAACCGCGGACTGCGGGTCTCCGAGGAGGCGGTCCGTCGGGCCGAGCGAAGCGCCGACGAACCCCTCGACGAACACGAGTACAAGACGGAGGTCGACGCCGTGATCTCGGACCTGCGGGACAAGTACCGCGGCGCGATGCGCACCGGCGTGCTCGACTCACGCGAGGACTTCGACCTCTTGATCCTCGCCCGCGAACTCGACGCGGGCGTCGTCACCGAGGACAGGGGCATCATCGACTGGACCGAGGACTTCGGCCTGCGCTTCATCCGCGGCCGGGAGTTTCCCAACCTGCTGGAGCAGTACCTCGCGACCGTCGACCCTGAAACGAAGCGAACGATCGACTAA
- a CDS encoding DUF5789 family protein: MSDEDDESEPAVSLGDHTPVEGAPLARVTSRLTWPKEKSEVDRLEGDSVIRTPDGPRELSSVLEAVDETYFQRHQEFERHVRGVVGTGPVPTADE; encoded by the coding sequence ATGAGCGACGAGGACGACGAGTCGGAGCCCGCCGTATCGCTCGGAGACCACACTCCCGTCGAGGGAGCACCCCTCGCCCGCGTGACATCACGGCTGACCTGGCCCAAAGAGAAGAGCGAGGTCGATCGACTCGAGGGCGACAGCGTGATTCGAACCCCCGACGGGCCCCGGGAACTCTCCTCGGTACTCGAGGCGGTCGACGAGACGTACTTCCAGCGCCACCAGGAGTTCGAGCGACACGTCCGCGGGGTCGTCGGCACCGGGCCGGTCCCGACCGCAGACGAGTGA
- the nreA gene encoding DNA repair protein NreA translates to MRLDDYIEDLEPDEEAERRRLAKEKSYAITDHLEDFERRFDDALTGDTLVGSTAPSIFVGRSNYPDIPVGLLSPVGDEGAAEEYVTDGEWYRQGYAIDDVLQRRTGLLNSNKRANVDSPSIASRLTPNVHDAWNGFVGVQREVAIADRPVDLEIGLDDTPDLGLDAGTDVATPRGPRATARNADLQENPHVPRPVKKTLEDDDWQAQGAMTYLYRRGFDVYEINSILSAGALGETDQRRLVPTRWSITAVDDTVGQFLRGRIRSAPSIDEVQVWANEYMGNRYWVILAPGNWEFELVEMKAPGSIWNPNPEDDVWLQSAYEGFEGRSSYVEETAGAYYAARLGVLEHLESIGRQAKCLVLREVSDDYWAPVGVWQVRESVRNAFEGEYGEAETFHGAIAEIATQLPVSYARLRRKSELAAAVQSNLSAFSTDR, encoded by the coding sequence ATGCGCCTCGACGACTACATCGAGGACCTGGAACCCGACGAGGAGGCCGAGCGACGGCGCCTCGCGAAGGAGAAGTCCTACGCGATCACGGACCACCTCGAGGACTTCGAACGGCGGTTCGACGACGCCCTGACCGGCGATACGCTCGTCGGGTCGACCGCCCCCTCGATCTTCGTCGGGCGATCGAACTACCCCGACATCCCCGTGGGCCTGCTCTCGCCGGTCGGCGACGAGGGGGCGGCGGAGGAGTACGTCACCGACGGGGAGTGGTACCGGCAGGGGTACGCGATCGACGACGTCCTGCAACGCAGAACTGGACTGTTGAACTCGAACAAGCGCGCGAACGTCGACTCGCCGAGCATCGCGAGCAGGCTGACGCCGAACGTCCACGACGCCTGGAACGGCTTCGTCGGCGTCCAGCGCGAGGTCGCGATCGCCGATCGGCCGGTCGACCTCGAGATCGGCCTCGACGACACGCCGGATCTCGGCCTCGACGCGGGGACGGACGTCGCGACGCCCCGCGGCCCGCGAGCGACCGCCCGGAACGCCGACTTGCAGGAGAACCCCCACGTCCCCAGACCGGTCAAGAAGACCCTGGAGGACGACGACTGGCAGGCCCAGGGTGCGATGACCTACCTCTACCGCCGCGGGTTCGACGTCTACGAGATCAACTCGATCCTCTCTGCGGGCGCGCTCGGCGAGACCGACCAGCGCCGCCTCGTGCCGACGCGGTGGTCGATCACCGCCGTCGACGACACCGTCGGCCAGTTCCTGCGCGGGCGCATCCGGTCGGCCCCGAGCATCGACGAGGTCCAGGTCTGGGCCAACGAGTACATGGGCAATCGCTACTGGGTGATCCTCGCGCCCGGCAACTGGGAGTTCGAACTCGTCGAGATGAAAGCCCCCGGCAGTATCTGGAACCCCAACCCCGAGGACGACGTCTGGCTCCAGAGCGCGTACGAGGGGTTCGAGGGCCGATCGAGCTACGTCGAGGAGACCGCCGGCGCGTACTACGCCGCCCGCCTCGGCGTGCTCGAGCACCTCGAGTCGATCGGCCGGCAGGCGAAGTGTCTGGTCCTGCGGGAGGTCAGCGACGACTACTGGGCCCCGGTCGGCGTCTGGCAGGTCCGCGAGAGCGTCCGCAACGCCTTCGAGGGGGAGTACGGCGAGGCCGAGACGTTCCACGGCGCGATCGCGGAGATCGCGACCCAGTTGCCGGTCTCCTACGCACGACTCCGGCGGAAGTCCGAACTCGCGGCGGCGGTCCAGTCGAACCTTAGTGCGTTCTCGACGGACCGATAG
- a CDS encoding CPBP family glutamic-type intramembrane protease produces the protein MATEEDRAPGEWARAQFDRLTWFQKSLLTGAVLTVVWMQVVPGDLGRRTFVDAVLLIGGPLALGFSHGKHIGWTVDRAAVRNAILLAMFVLPFYLVGSTLPTIRTFYPMWETSSAPGEFLPHAVKLFTLALAAETYYRGLLCVGVREIGFKAVLISPVVYMIHHSTKPPIEFLLSGPTDVLFGAVDYQSNSILPSVIAHGAGLVLLDWLVLHDPLFDPLPYLQYLEWLPLPL, from the coding sequence GTGGCCACTGAAGAGGATCGAGCACCGGGAGAGTGGGCGCGTGCCCAGTTCGATCGGCTTACCTGGTTTCAGAAGTCGTTGCTAACCGGCGCCGTCCTGACCGTCGTGTGGATGCAGGTCGTCCCCGGCGACCTCGGCCGCCGAACGTTCGTCGACGCGGTCCTGCTCATCGGCGGCCCGCTCGCGCTCGGCTTCTCCCACGGCAAGCACATCGGCTGGACCGTCGATCGCGCCGCCGTTCGAAACGCGATCTTGCTCGCGATGTTCGTCCTGCCGTTCTACCTCGTCGGGTCGACGCTACCGACCATCCGGACGTTCTATCCGATGTGGGAGACCTCGTCCGCGCCGGGCGAGTTTCTCCCCCACGCGGTGAAACTCTTCACGCTCGCGCTGGCCGCGGAGACCTACTACCGCGGCCTGCTCTGTGTCGGCGTCAGGGAGATCGGGTTCAAGGCCGTACTCATCAGCCCCGTCGTCTACATGATCCACCACTCGACGAAACCCCCGATCGAATTCCTGCTGTCGGGGCCGACCGACGTTCTCTTCGGCGCGGTCGACTACCAGTCGAACTCCATCCTCCCGTCGGTGATCGCCCACGGCGCCGGCCTCGTCCTGCTGGACTGGCTCGTGTTGCACGACCCACTGTTCGATCCACTGCCGTACCTGCAGTATCTCGAGTGGCTGCCGCTCCCGCTGTGA
- a CDS encoding GNAT family N-acetyltransferase, producing the protein MGAIERPAFSSEDRKRIYEYVERHGTVKRHKLREIVELPTSEFETHLDALTADGYLREDDGTLQLALEFGAIETYEENGFEFTIRPARQRDFEGLVETIRDVTAEETYVVAETIAEELLYENAVNRHNTVKSRMFFVATVAGDVVGWTHLDLPQVEQVRGTAQQTVGVKETHRGHGIGGKLLARGIEWAEANGYRKVYNSIPVVNDGALEFLTMHGWDTEAIRRNHYTIDGEHVDEVMMAYEI; encoded by the coding sequence ATGGGCGCGATTGAGCGACCGGCGTTCTCGTCGGAGGACCGCAAACGCATCTACGAGTACGTGGAACGGCACGGGACCGTGAAACGGCACAAACTCCGGGAGATCGTCGAATTGCCGACGTCGGAATTCGAAACGCACCTCGACGCGCTGACGGCCGACGGCTATCTCAGGGAGGACGACGGGACGCTACAGCTCGCTCTCGAGTTCGGTGCCATCGAGACGTACGAGGAGAACGGCTTCGAGTTCACGATCCGGCCGGCGCGCCAGCGGGACTTCGAGGGACTCGTCGAGACGATCCGGGACGTGACGGCGGAGGAGACGTACGTCGTCGCCGAGACGATCGCCGAGGAACTTCTCTACGAGAACGCGGTGAACAGGCACAACACCGTCAAATCGCGGATGTTCTTCGTGGCGACCGTCGCCGGCGACGTCGTCGGGTGGACCCACCTCGATCTGCCACAGGTCGAGCAAGTCCGGGGAACCGCCCAGCAAACCGTCGGCGTGAAGGAGACTCATCGGGGCCACGGGATCGGGGGCAAACTGCTCGCCCGCGGGATCGAGTGGGCCGAGGCCAACGGCTACCGGAAAGTCTACAACAGCATTCCGGTCGTCAACGACGGCGCGCTCGAGTTCCTGACGATGCACGGCTGGGACACGGAGGCCATCCGCCGGAACCACTACACGATCGACGGCGAGCACGTCGACGAGGTGATGATGGCCTACGAGATCTGA
- a CDS encoding CinA family protein, with amino-acid sequence MNDDIDRDQPMDVADALRGREETLAVAESCTGGLIGAAITAVPGASDYFDSGLTTYSYDAKRHHLGVSREALDEHGAVSEPVAREMARGVRDVADVTWGVATTGIAGPTGGTDENPVGTVYIGVAYAGPWGTETSTCTVSRYVFDGDRAAVRAKTVDRALADLLDAIESVDRSAD; translated from the coding sequence ATGAACGACGACATCGATCGCGACCAGCCGATGGACGTCGCCGACGCGCTCAGAGGACGCGAGGAGACGCTGGCCGTCGCGGAGTCCTGCACCGGCGGGCTGATCGGCGCGGCGATCACCGCCGTACCGGGCGCGAGCGACTACTTCGATTCGGGACTGACGACCTACTCGTACGACGCCAAGCGCCACCACCTCGGCGTCAGTCGCGAGGCGCTCGACGAACACGGGGCCGTCTCCGAACCCGTCGCGCGGGAGATGGCCCGCGGCGTCCGAGACGTGGCGGACGTCACGTGGGGGGTCGCGACCACCGGCATCGCGGGGCCGACCGGCGGCACCGACGAGAACCCCGTGGGCACCGTCTACATCGGCGTCGCCTACGCCGGGCCGTGGGGGACGGAGACCTCCACCTGCACCGTCTCTCGCTACGTGTTCGACGGCGATCGGGCCGCGGTCCGGGCGAAAACGGTCGATCGGGCGCTCGCAGATCTGCTCGATGCGATCGAATCCGTCGATCGATCGGCGGACTGA
- a CDS encoding metal-dependent hydrolase gives MNKKGHVLNAVLLSIGLGYLLEPAGDLATFETIVAIGVPVTLGALFPDVDTAFGKHRKTLHNLPILVGFVAFPYVFGNLEYVWIGILTHYVLDVAGSKRGIALFYPVWKKEFGLPVGVTVSSKHANLMTVAVTFGELLLVAAIVVQLPRWGFELGRLTIGA, from the coding sequence GTGAACAAGAAAGGACACGTTCTCAATGCCGTACTGCTGAGTATCGGCCTGGGGTATCTGCTCGAACCGGCCGGCGATCTGGCGACGTTCGAGACGATCGTCGCGATCGGCGTCCCGGTCACGCTCGGCGCGCTCTTTCCCGACGTCGACACGGCGTTCGGGAAACACCGGAAGACGCTGCACAACCTGCCGATCCTCGTCGGTTTCGTCGCCTTTCCCTACGTCTTCGGTAATCTCGAGTACGTCTGGATCGGAATTTTGACCCACTACGTGCTGGACGTCGCCGGCAGCAAACGGGGAATCGCGCTGTTTTACCCGGTCTGGAAGAAGGAGTTCGGGCTTCCGGTCGGGGTGACCGTCAGCAGCAAACACGCGAATCTCATGACCGTCGCCGTCACGTTCGGTGAACTGCTGCTCGTCGCCGCGATCGTCGTCCAGCTTCCGCGGTGGGGCTTCGAACTGGGCCGCCTGACGATCGGCGCGTAG
- a CDS encoding cation:proton antiporter: protein MSLLPVVVGILTLGVGTQLLAKRMQVPSVLFLIAIGVVVGPEGLGFVTLDTFGEGLSTIVGVSVAIIIFDGAFHLHREKLEQAPKAVRRLTTVGAALAFVGTGVAVRVFLGTEWDVAFLIGALLIATGPTVITPVLEVVTVRDHVETALEAEGIVNDVTAAVLAIVIFEAVVVGNSPEAVPVEFLQRLAVGIGIGVVVAGVVWYLLVEVRAPAGDAPQMARLVTLTGALLSFGLAESVFPETGVAAAAVTGLVLGNVDLPHREEILAFNRDLTLVVLSFVFISLAALIDFDSLIGLGTGGIAVVVAVTLFVRPVLVILSATDRQFSRSERLFLSFVGPRGIIPASVATLFAIELEAAGQFEAAQTLAGTVFLVIFITVVIQAGFARQIAEYLDVIPMPTIIVGGGRVGRALATRLENRGENIVIVDEDEETIEQLRRDGYTVCNGNGTSAETLREAGIERAGIVAATTADDNTNLLVAQLARTKFGVETVVARVNEPGNVDAFEALDVRAIDVANATAWSLDNEIERPALSHWMTELGEGHDAQEITVTASDLGGATIAELDADIPDGVIIAVIARDGETYVPEADTVLEEGDKVTFLGREEAVRAAVRRFHPHG from the coding sequence GTGTCGCTGCTCCCCGTCGTCGTCGGCATTCTCACGCTCGGCGTGGGCACACAGTTACTCGCAAAGCGGATGCAGGTTCCGAGCGTCCTCTTTCTCATCGCCATCGGCGTCGTCGTCGGTCCCGAGGGGTTAGGATTCGTGACGCTCGACACCTTCGGCGAGGGGCTGTCGACCATCGTCGGGGTGAGCGTCGCCATCATCATCTTCGACGGCGCGTTTCACCTCCACCGAGAGAAACTCGAGCAGGCGCCCAAAGCAGTCCGTAGATTGACGACGGTCGGTGCGGCGCTCGCGTTCGTCGGGACGGGTGTCGCGGTTCGAGTCTTCCTCGGAACAGAGTGGGACGTCGCGTTCCTGATTGGTGCCCTGCTCATCGCGACCGGTCCGACCGTGATCACGCCGGTGCTCGAGGTCGTCACGGTGCGAGACCACGTCGAAACCGCGCTCGAGGCCGAGGGGATCGTCAACGACGTCACCGCCGCTGTGCTCGCGATCGTCATCTTTGAGGCGGTCGTCGTCGGGAATTCTCCGGAGGCCGTTCCGGTCGAGTTCCTCCAGCGTCTGGCGGTCGGGATCGGTATCGGGGTCGTCGTCGCGGGCGTCGTCTGGTATCTGCTGGTCGAAGTCAGGGCTCCGGCGGGCGACGCCCCGCAGATGGCACGGCTGGTGACGCTTACGGGGGCGCTCCTCTCGTTCGGGCTCGCGGAGTCGGTCTTCCCGGAAACCGGCGTCGCAGCGGCCGCGGTCACCGGACTCGTCCTCGGCAACGTCGATCTACCCCACCGCGAGGAGATCCTCGCCTTCAACCGGGATCTGACGCTCGTCGTCCTCTCGTTCGTGTTCATCTCGCTCGCCGCACTGATCGACTTCGACTCCCTGATCGGCCTCGGGACCGGCGGGATCGCCGTCGTGGTGGCAGTTACACTCTTCGTCCGGCCGGTTCTCGTCATCCTCTCGGCGACCGACCGCCAGTTCAGTCGTTCGGAACGGCTCTTCCTCTCGTTCGTCGGTCCGCGAGGGATCATCCCAGCGTCGGTGGCGACGCTGTTCGCGATCGAACTCGAGGCCGCGGGCCAGTTCGAGGCCGCGCAGACGCTCGCCGGGACCGTCTTTCTCGTCATCTTCATCACTGTCGTGATACAGGCGGGGTTCGCCCGCCAGATCGCGGAGTACCTCGATGTCATTCCAATGCCTACGATCATCGTCGGCGGCGGCCGGGTCGGCCGGGCGCTCGCCACACGACTGGAGAACCGAGGCGAAAACATCGTCATCGTCGACGAGGACGAGGAGACGATCGAACAACTTCGCCGGGACGGCTACACCGTCTGCAACGGGAACGGGACGAGTGCGGAGACGCTCCGCGAGGCCGGAATCGAACGCGCAGGGATCGTTGCAGCGACGACCGCGGACGACAATACCAACCTGCTGGTCGCCCAGCTCGCCCGGACCAAATTCGGCGTCGAAACGGTCGTCGCGAGGGTGAACGAACCCGGAAACGTCGACGCCTTCGAAGCGCTCGACGTCCGCGCGATCGACGTCGCGAACGCAACCGCGTGGTCGCTGGACAACGAGATCGAACGCCCGGCGCTCTCCCACTGGATGACCGAACTCGGTGAGGGCCACGACGCTCAGGAGATCACCGTCACTGCCTCGGATCTCGGCGGAGCGACGATCGCGGAGTTGGACGCCGACATCCCGGACGGCGTCATCATCGCGGTCATCGCCCGCGACGGCGAGACGTACGTCCCGGAGGCGGACACCGTTCTCGAGGAGGGTGACAAAGTGACCTTCCTCGGGCGTGAGGAAGCCGTTCGAGCGGCGGTGCGTCGGTTCCATCCGCACGGGTAG
- a CDS encoding AI-2E family transporter translates to MDVRTTFFALLLVALGTIATLMIAPLLQYVMAAALLAFVLYPAHERLEERIGARPSAFVITGLAIVATVVPTLYVSIVLLQTTITYLDGFDESVVVDSIRDVAFQIGVDEAAFAMAREQVIAEVEGSIASAVELFLRETIGLLNASIRMSVGLLVLVFVLYYLLLDGPAFVAWLADVIPLEDGVRDELFDEVETVTRAVIQSHVLVALAEGLLGGLGFYLLGVPNVALWTVVMIVVSFLPAIGIWLVWGPAVGYLVAADELVAGLVLLVYGLTVLSIVDNYLRAVFVDHGSGLHRAAVLVGVIGGIYLLGIMGLFLGPVLLAVFKAGLNVFSKTALASGDPQVAPTARPVSSGENATAASKGENAPTVDTDCCNDFPAQPPPGSRLRRK, encoded by the coding sequence ATGGACGTCCGGACCACGTTTTTTGCCCTCCTGCTCGTCGCCCTGGGGACCATCGCGACCCTGATGATCGCCCCGCTGTTGCAGTACGTGATGGCCGCCGCGCTCCTCGCGTTCGTGCTCTACCCCGCCCACGAGCGACTCGAGGAGCGGATCGGGGCGCGCCCGTCCGCGTTCGTCATCACGGGTCTCGCGATCGTCGCGACGGTGGTCCCGACGCTCTACGTCTCGATCGTCCTGCTCCAGACGACGATCACGTATCTCGACGGGTTCGACGAATCGGTCGTCGTCGACTCGATCAGGGACGTGGCGTTCCAGATCGGCGTCGACGAGGCGGCGTTCGCGATGGCACGGGAGCAAGTCATCGCGGAGGTCGAGGGATCGATCGCGAGCGCCGTCGAACTGTTCCTCCGGGAGACGATCGGCCTCCTGAACGCCAGCATTCGGATGAGCGTCGGCCTGCTCGTCCTCGTGTTCGTCCTCTACTACCTGCTTCTCGACGGACCGGCGTTCGTCGCCTGGCTCGCCGACGTCATCCCGCTCGAGGACGGCGTTCGCGACGAGTTGTTCGACGAGGTCGAGACCGTGACGCGGGCCGTGATCCAGAGCCACGTCCTCGTCGCGCTGGCCGAGGGCCTGCTCGGCGGTCTCGGATTCTACCTGCTCGGCGTCCCCAACGTCGCGCTGTGGACGGTCGTGATGATCGTCGTCTCGTTCCTGCCGGCGATCGGGATCTGGCTCGTCTGGGGCCCCGCCGTCGGCTATCTCGTGGCCGCGGACGAGTTGGTCGCCGGACTGGTGTTGCTCGTCTACGGACTGACCGTCCTGTCGATCGTCGACAATTACCTGCGGGCGGTCTTCGTCGATCACGGTTCGGGTCTCCACCGTGCCGCCGTCCTCGTCGGCGTCATCGGCGGGATCTACCTCCTCGGGATCATGGGACTGTTCCTCGGCCCGGTACTCCTCGCGGTGTTCAAGGCCGGTCTCAACGTCTTCAGCAAGACCGCACTGGCGAGCGGCGACCCACAGGTGGCTCCGACCGCTCGGCCGGTCTCCAGCGGCGAGAACGCAACGGCCGCCTCGAAGGGAGAAAACGCGCCGACGGTCGATACGGATTGCTGTAACGATTTCCCGGCGCAACCGCCGCCCGGATCGCGGTTGCGCCGGAAATGA